The following coding sequences lie in one Crassostrea angulata isolate pt1a10 chromosome 10, ASM2561291v2, whole genome shotgun sequence genomic window:
- the LOC128164642 gene encoding DNA-binding transcriptional regulator BolA-like yields MKRLVFTNLLTRRIMSTSSLKPIENSICKKLTGKFQPQHLEVINESSKHNVPKGSETHFKVVVISDNFEGIPLIKRHRLVNEVLKEELENGVHALSIVAKTQVQWEESGQHVSKSPPCRGGTGL; encoded by the exons ATGAAGAGACTAGTGTTTACAAACCTACTGACAAGAAGAATCATGTCAACTTCATCA CTAAAACCAATTGAGAACTCCATATGCAAGAAACTTACTGGTAAATTTCAACCTCAACATTTAGAAGTCATAAATGAAAGTTCAAAACATAATGTCCCAAAAG GTTCAGAGACTCACTTCAAGGTGGTGGTTATCAGTGATAATTTTGAGGGTATTCCACTCATAAAG AGACACCGCTTAGTCAATGAGGTTTTGAAAGAGGAGCTTGAAAATGGTGTACATGCTCTTTCCATTGTG GCAAAAACACAGGTACAGTGGGAGGAATCTGGTCAGCATGTGAGCAAGTCACCTCCCTGTCGTGGGGGCACAGGCCTGTGA
- the LOC128164641 gene encoding histone-arginine methyltransferase METTL23-like produces the protein MECFERIFQFEDIIRNEKKTVTVTEVMQPSYGLYVWPSAPVLAQYIWHKRDQIKGRKILELGSGTSLPGILAAKCGGNVTLSDSEDLPHCLENCRKSCQANGLLDIPVIGITWGRFNEALLDLPPVDIILGSDCFYDSKDFEDIIVTVSYLIKQNKDAEFWCTYQERSSNRTVDVLLLKWGLECEIVSLDSFDADSPTLCGSNLPGNHTIHMFIIRADRRYKEK, from the exons ATGGAAtgttttgaaagaatttttcagTTTGAAGATATAATtagaaatgaaaagaaaacagtGACAGTTACAGAG GTTATGCAACCAAGCTATGGTTTGTATGTATGGCCATCAGCTCCAGTGCTAGCCCAATATATATGGCACAAAAGAGATCAAATAAAGGGAAGAAAAATTTTAGAG CTTGGGTCAGGCACATCATTACCTGGAATCCTGGCCGCGAAATGTGGAGGCAATGTTACGCTGAGTGACAGTGAGGACCTCCCTCATTGTCTGGAAAACTGCAGAAAATCCTGTCAGGCCAATGGTCTGCTGGATATTCCAGTGATAGGGATCACTTGGGGCAGGTTTAATGAAGCTTTGCTTGATTTGCCACCTGTTGATATCATCCTTGGCTCAGATTGCTTCTATGATTCTAAAG ACTTTGAAGACATTATAGTAACAGTCAGTTACTTGATCAAACAAAACAAGGATGCAGAATTTTGGTGCACCTATCAAGAGAGAAG TTCTAACAGGACAGTTGATGTATTGTTGTTAAAATGGGGACTGGAGTGCGAAATAGTAAGCTTGGACTCTTTTGATGCAGACAGTCCGACTTTGTGTGGATCCAATCTTCCAGGAAACCATACTATCCACATGTTTATCATCAGAGCAGACAGGAGATACAAAGAAAAATGA
- the LOC128164640 gene encoding isovaleryl-CoA dehydrogenase, mitochondrial-like isoform X1, with protein MSTRKLFSLFSKPLFRCQSPLHLTSRCSSYFPVNDALFGLTPEQKQLRQTVFQFCEKELAPKADEIDKTNDFKDIKDFWRKCGELGLMGITAPSQYGGTEGTYLDHCLVMEEMSRFSAAIALSYGAHSNLCVNQLVRNGSEAQKEKYLPELISGEKVGALAMSEPNAGSDVVSMKLKAEKQGDYYVLNGTKFWITNGPDADTLIVYAKTDLSAAPQHGITAFIVEKGMPGFSTGIKLDKLGMRGSNTSELIFEDCKVPAENMLGEKNKGVYVLMSGLDIERLVLSAGPIGIMQACCDVAFAYAHQREAFGEKIGSFQMIQAKMANMYTTLNASRSYVYNVAHSLDRGERQNNDCAAVILYTAEAATQMALNAIQILGGNGYINDYPTGRFLRDAKLYEIGAGTSEVRRLIIGRAINAHYK; from the exons ATGTCAACACGAAAACTGTTCTCTCTTTTCTCAAAGCCACTTTTTCGATGTCAGTCACCACTGCATTTGACATCAAGATGTTCCTCGTATTTTCCTGTAAACGATGCTTTATTTGGTCTGACGCCAGAGCAAAAGCAG TTAAGGCAGACAGTATTTCAGTTTTGCGAAAAAGAACTTGCACCAAAAGCTGATGAGATTGACAAAACTAATGACTTCAAAGACATAAAG GATTTTTGGAGAAAATGTGGAGAACTTGGATTAATGGGAATTACTGCACCTT CACAGTATGGTGGAACAGAGGGAACATATCTAGATCATTGTCTTGTGATGGAGGAAATGAGTAGATTCTCAGCAGCCATTGCATTAAGCTATGGAGCTCATTCCAATTTGTGTGTCAACCAGCTTGTCCGAAATGGCAGTGAGGcccaaaaagaaaaatacttacCAGAG TTGATCTCAGGTGAAAAAGTAGGGGCCCTAGCTATGAGTGAACCTAATGCAGGATCTGATGTtgtgtcaatgaaattgaaagcaGAGAAACAAG GAGATTACTATGTACTAAATGGCACAAAGTTTTGGATAACAAATGGACCTGATGCTGATACTCTTATTGTGTATGCCAAGACTGATTTATCTGCTGCTCCTCAACATGGAATTACAGCCTTCATTGTGGAAAAG GGAATGCCTGGTTTTAGTACAGGGATCAAGCTTGACAAGCTTGGAATGAGGGGCTCAAATACATCAGAATTAATATTTGAAGACTGTAAAGTTCCAG CTGAAAATATGTTGGGAGAAAAGAATAAAGGTGTTTACGTCCTCATGAGTGGTCTGGACATAGAGCGTTTGGTTCTCTCTGCTGGACCAATCGG AATAATGCAGGCATGTTGTGATGTTGCTTTTGCTTATGCACACCAAAGAGAAGcttttggagaaaaaattggATCTTTTCAG ATGATCCAAGCAAAGATGGCCAACATGTATACTACACTTAATGCATCTCGATCCTATGTTTATAACGTGGCTCATTCACTGGACAGAGgagaaagacaaaacaat GATTGTGCGGCAGTGATCTTGTACACAGCTGAGGCAGCTACACAGATGGCACTGAATGCCATCCAGATACTTG GTGGAAATGGTTACATTAATGATTACCCAACTGGACGCTTCCTGAGGGATGCTAAGCTATACGAGATTGGAGCAGGAACCAGTGAAGTCAGGCGACTAATCATTGGACGAGCTATAAACGCCCACTATAAATAA
- the LOC128164640 gene encoding isovaleryl-CoA dehydrogenase, mitochondrial-like isoform X2, whose translation MSTRKLFSLFSKPLFRCQSPLHLTSRCSSYFPVNDALFGLTPEQKQLRQTVFQFCEKELAPKADEIDKTNDFKDIKDFWRKCGELGLMGITAPSQYGGTEGTYLDHCLVMEEMSRFSAAIALSYGAHSNLCVNQLVRNGSEAQKEKYLPELISGEKVGALAMSEPNAGSDVVSMKLKAEKQGDYYVLNGTKFWITNGPDADTLIVYAKTDLSAAPQHGITAFIVEKGMPGFSTGIKLDKLGMRGSNTSELIFEDCKVPVSNVLGKEGQGVYILMSGLDIERTLGSAGPLGIMQACCDVAFAYAHQREAFGEKIGSFQMIQAKMANMYTTLNASRSYVYNVAHSLDRGERQNNDCAAVILYTAEAATQMALNAIQILGGNGYINDYPTGRFLRDAKLYEIGAGTSEVRRLIIGRAINAHYK comes from the exons ATGTCAACACGAAAACTGTTCTCTCTTTTCTCAAAGCCACTTTTTCGATGTCAGTCACCACTGCATTTGACATCAAGATGTTCCTCGTATTTTCCTGTAAACGATGCTTTATTTGGTCTGACGCCAGAGCAAAAGCAG TTAAGGCAGACAGTATTTCAGTTTTGCGAAAAAGAACTTGCACCAAAAGCTGATGAGATTGACAAAACTAATGACTTCAAAGACATAAAG GATTTTTGGAGAAAATGTGGAGAACTTGGATTAATGGGAATTACTGCACCTT CACAGTATGGTGGAACAGAGGGAACATATCTAGATCATTGTCTTGTGATGGAGGAAATGAGTAGATTCTCAGCAGCCATTGCATTAAGCTATGGAGCTCATTCCAATTTGTGTGTCAACCAGCTTGTCCGAAATGGCAGTGAGGcccaaaaagaaaaatacttacCAGAG TTGATCTCAGGTGAAAAAGTAGGGGCCCTAGCTATGAGTGAACCTAATGCAGGATCTGATGTtgtgtcaatgaaattgaaagcaGAGAAACAAG GAGATTACTATGTACTAAATGGCACAAAGTTTTGGATAACAAATGGACCTGATGCTGATACTCTTATTGTGTATGCCAAGACTGATTTATCTGCTGCTCCTCAACATGGAATTACAGCCTTCATTGTGGAAAAG GGAATGCCTGGTTTTAGTACAGGGATCAAGCTTGACAAGCTTGGAATGAGGGGCTCAAATACATCAGAATTAATATTTGAAGACTGTAAAGTTCCAG TGAGCAATGTGTTGGGGAAGGAAGGTCAAGGTGTATACATATTAATGTCGGGGTTGGACATAGAGAGGACTCTGGGTTCCGCCGGCCCACTAGG AATAATGCAGGCATGTTGTGATGTTGCTTTTGCTTATGCACACCAAAGAGAAGcttttggagaaaaaattggATCTTTTCAG ATGATCCAAGCAAAGATGGCCAACATGTATACTACACTTAATGCATCTCGATCCTATGTTTATAACGTGGCTCATTCACTGGACAGAGgagaaagacaaaacaat GATTGTGCGGCAGTGATCTTGTACACAGCTGAGGCAGCTACACAGATGGCACTGAATGCCATCCAGATACTTG GTGGAAATGGTTACATTAATGATTACCCAACTGGACGCTTCCTGAGGGATGCTAAGCTATACGAGATTGGAGCAGGAACCAGTGAAGTCAGGCGACTAATCATTGGACGAGCTATAAACGCCCACTATAAATAA